In Erigeron canadensis isolate Cc75 chromosome 7, C_canadensis_v1, whole genome shotgun sequence, one DNA window encodes the following:
- the LOC122609553 gene encoding cytochrome P450 93A2-like — translation MDNLEAYFPFFLVCLISTILVWVFLKPTRPKSHIPPTPFALPIIGHLHLLSPIPHQAFYKLSSRYGPIFRVFLGSKPCFVVCSPEIAKEILKTNENVFVDRATNSTADYIGYGSKGLVFSPYGPYWKFMKKLVMSKLLNGQTLDMLSSVRHQEINGFISSISKSAKVGEAMDLGNEMMKLTNNVISIMLMGERCTDMEEGADNVMKLVADLVQAAGNFNLSDYIWLFESLDLQGLGKKVKKLRARFDVMIERIITEHEEARKHGGEMKDLLHILLDIQQDESMEIKLSRENIKAFILDIFAAATDTTASTIEWGLSELINHPNIMKKAREEIHQAVGENRLLQESDIPNLPYLQAIVKETLRLHPGAPVIARQSTEDSTVVGYHIPAKTHIFINVWALGRDPNHWENPHEFRPERFQEKENELDVRGQHFHMLPFGSGRRMCPGISLAKFMVHTTLGTMIQCFDWKAGKDGNLPRVDMKEGFGLTLTRANHLVCVPVARVDPIPFSM, via the exons ATGGATAACTTAGAAGCCTACTTCCCCTTCTTTCTTGTATGCCTCATCTCCACCATCTTGGTATGGGTGTTTTTGAAACCTACTCGTCCTAAGTCTCATATTCCGCCAACCCCATTTGCGCTTCCAATCATTGGACATCTCCACCTTCTTTCTCCAATCCCACATCAAGCTTTTTACAAGCTTTCATCTCGATATGGGCCCATCTTTCGTGTCTTTTTGGGGTCTAAAccttgttttgttgtttgttcACCAGAAATAGCGAAAGAAATCCTTAAAACAAACGAAAATGTGTTTGTAGATAGAGCCACAAACTCAACTGCGGATTACATAGGTTATGGATCAAAAGGCTTGGTGTTTAGTCCTTATGGACCCTATTGGAAGTTCATGAAAAAGTTAGTTATGTCAAAACTTCTAAATGGACAAACACTTGACATGCTTAGTTCAGTTAGGCACCAGGAGATCAATGGCTTTATAAGTTCAATATCAAAAAGTGCCAAAGTTGGGGAAGCAATGGATCTTGGTAACGAGATGATGAAGTTGACTAACAATGTGATCTCGATAATGCTTATGGGTGAAAGATGTACAGACATGGAAGAGGGCGCAGACAATGTGATGAAATTGGTGGCTGATTTAGTTCAAGCAGCAGGTAACTTTAACCTTTCAGATTACATATGGTTGTTCGAGAGTCTAGACTTGCAGGGACTTGGGAAAAAGGTGAAGAAGCTTCGAGCAAGATTTGATGTAATGATAGAAAGGATCATAACCGAGCATGAAGAGGCAAGAAAGCATGGTGGAGAAATGAAAGACTTGCTTCATATTTTACTCGATATACAACAAGATGAGAGCATGGAGATAAAGCTAAGCAGAGAAAACATCAAAGCCTTCATCCTG GATATATTTGCTGCTGCGACAGACACAACAGCCAGTACCATAGAATGGGGTTTATCGGAACTAATCAATCATCCAAATATCATGAAAAAAGCACGTGAAGAAATCCATCAAGCTGTTGGTGAAAACAGACTTTTGCAAGAGTCGGACATACCAAATCTTCCTTACCTCCAAGCAATTGTGAAGGAAACATTACGTCTACATCCCGGTGCTCCAGTGATCGCGAGACAATCAACAGAAGATTCCACGGTAGTTGGTTACCATATTCCAGCAAAAACACATATCTTTATTAATGTGTGGGCCCTTGGTAGAGACCCAAACCATTGGGAAAACCCACATGAATTCCGGCCTGAAAGattccaagaaaaagagaatgagtTAGATGTGAGAGGGCAACACTTTCACATGTTACCATTTGGTAGCGGGAGGAGGATGTGTCCCGGGATATCACTAGCAAAGTTTATGGTACACACAACACTTGGCACAATGATTCAATGCTTCGACTGGAAGGCTGGGAAAGATGGAAATCTACCAAGAGTTGATATGAAAGAGGGATTTGGGCTCACGCTTACTAGAGCTAACCATTTGGTATGTGTCCCGGTGGCTCGTGTTGATCCTATTCCCTTCTCAATGTAA
- the LOC122608227 gene encoding uncharacterized protein LOC122608227 produces the protein MGGCFLGCFGPSKKDRKQRIKQQSYKVISRDHQVPKIQNLVQADVSLVQRITDKPSISLPDSSEKKEELLSVSTRKKVTFDTNVTTYEHIQVFDSTESLLEKNEKGETFPKSVPAHTDSGSQDDSDVVSVGSYPPNYRYGNCVESDDELEDFECEDEIEEGLDDEEEEDYYDEDRIICQEVWCESIPVLSEESRKESNSVVKNVSNGNARDRSVYVDPVLNPVENLSQWKALKSKGIVTPVPKPLNSNLQKENSFLNSAWIPPKNNNQEIAVDASLSNWLGSNSIPNNKRVDSISSGKSLSQESTTTSVMSNEERPILGALTLDELNQFSGSASTPRKSPGRSPDDMAIIGSVGSYWSHTGSANSLSSTSSYKGIPNTTSKYREDKRVNWHNTPFETRLERALNRDTAEA, from the exons ATGGGTGGTTGTTTTCTTGGCTGTTTCGGTCCGTCGAAAAAGGACCGAAAACAACGAATCAAACAACAGAGCTACAAAGTTATTTCCAGAGATCATCAA GTTCCTAAAATTCAGAATCTTGTGCAAGCTGATGTATCTTTGGTGCAAAGGATCACAGACAAGCCTTCTATTTCGCTTCCAGACTCGAG TGAAAAGAAAGAGGAGCTATTGAGTGTGAGTACCAGGAAAAAAGTGACATTTGATACAAATGTGACAACTTATGAGCATATTCAAGTGTTTGACAGTACTGAATCTTTATTggaaaagaatgaaaaaggcGAAACTTTTCCCAAATCGGTCCCAGCTCATACGGATTCTGGCTCTCAGGATGATTCTGATGTGGTTAGTGTTGGATCCTATCCACCAAATTATCGGTATGGAAACTGTGTtgaaagtgatgatgaattGGAAGATTTTGAGTGTGAGGATGAAATTGAAGAGGGgttagatgatgaagaagaagaagattattATGACGAAGACAGAATTATATGTCAAGAAGTATGGTGCGAGTCAATTCCAGTTCTATCGGAGGAATCACGAAAGGAATCCAATTCAGTTGTGAAAAATGTATCAAATGGTAATGCACGCGATAGAAGTGTATATGTTGATCCAGTATTGAATCCAGTTGAGAATCTTTCACAATGGAAAGCTTTGAAATCAAAAGGAATAGTGACACCAGTACCGAAGCCGTTGAACTCCAACCTGCAAAAGGAGAATTCTTTTCTGAATTCCGCTTGGATACCACCTAAGAATAATAACCAAGAAATAGCTGTTGATGCAagcctttcaaattggttgggCTCGAATTCTATACCAAATAACAAGAGAGTTGATAGTATTTCTTCTGGAAAAAGCTTGTCTCAAGAATCAACGACGACTTCAGTCATGAGCAATGAAGAAAGACCAATTTTAGGAGCCTTAACTTTAGATGAGTTAAACCAGTTTTCAGGGTCAGCTTCGACACCAAGAAAGTCACCAGGTCGAAGCCCTGATGATATGGCCATAATTGGCAGTGTCGGGAGCTACTGGAGTCACACCGGTTCGGCCAATTCTTTGAGCTCAACTTCATCATATAAAGGCATCCCAAATACCACCAGCAAGTATAGAGAG GATAAAAGGGTGAATTGGCACAATACTCCATTTGAAACAAGATTGGAGAGAGCTTTGAATAGAGATACTGCTGAAGCTTAG
- the LOC122607382 gene encoding heterogeneous nuclear ribonucleoprotein 1-like translates to MDSDEGKLFLGGIAWETTEERLNDYFTKYGVVSQTVIMRDKITGRPRGFGFVVFADPSVLDSVLQDRHTIDGRNVEAKRALSREEQQASKPANNAGRNSGGTGNYRTKKIFVGGLPSTLTEEQFRQYFESYGDVTDVVIMFDQNTNRPRGFGFISFDTEDAVDRVIQKTFHELNNKLVEVKRALPKDANPGGGGGGGGGRGGGYQGHNAGSFDSQMDGNRFTQQQNSGGGYPAYSGYGQPSYGYGAPNGNTGYGSYGAAGYGAPAGGYGNPNAGSNPGALKSPWGGGQTPGYGGAGYGANTGYGGAGYGANTGYGGAGYGAPVGQSPSGGSSYGNQGYGYGNYGTNEGYNTNTAGYGAAAGGRPGPGVAANSMVGSGVDQQGPSGGGYMGGPYNGQPGYSNAAWRSDT, encoded by the exons ATGGATTCAGATGAAGGGAAACTTTTCTTAGGTGGAATAGCATGGGAAACAACTGAAGAAAGATTAAATGATTATTTCACCAAATACGGCGTCGTTTCACAGACTGTTATCATGCGAGACAAGATCACTGGTCGTCCACGTGGATttggttttgttgtttttgcagATCCCTCTGTTCTTGATTCTGTTCTTCAAGATAGACACACCATTGATGGCAGAAAT GTGGAAGCTAAGAGGGCTTTATCCAGAGAAGAACAACAAGCGTCTAAGCCTGCGAATAATGCCGGCAGAAACTCTGGAGGAACTGGAAATTACAGAACCAAAAAGATATTTGTTGGTGGATTGCCTTCCACATTAACAGAAGAACAATTCCGCCAGTATTTTGAAAGTTATGGAGATGTTACtgatgttgtaattatgtttgaCCAAAATACTAACAGGCCTCGTGGATTTGGTTTCATATCCTTTGATACAGAAGATGCTGTTGATAGAGTCATTCAGAAGACATTCCATGAGCTCAACAATAAGCTGGTTGAGGTAAAACGAGCACTCCCTAAAGACGCAAACcccggaggtggtggtggtggcggcggcggccgTGGTGGAGGTTATCAAGGTCACAATGCTGGCTCGTTTGATAGTCAGATGGATGGTAATAGATTCACGCAGCAACAAAACTCAGGTGGTGGCTACCCTGCATATTCGGGTTATGGTCAACCAAGTTATGGCTATGGTGCACCGAATGGTAATACTGGTTATGGAAGTTATGGTGCTGCTGGTTATGGTGCTCCCGCTGGAGGATATGGCAACCCAAATGCAGGTAGTAATCCTGGTGCATTGAAAAGCCCATGGGGTGGTGGTCAGACTCCCGGCTATGGTGGTGCAGGTTATGGTGCAAACACGGGCTATGGCGGTGCAGGTTATGGTGCGAACACGGGTTATGGTGGTGCAGGCTATGGTGCACCGGTGGGTCAATCTCCAAGTGGGGGTTCCAGTTATGGGAACCAAGGTTATGGGTATGGTAACTATGGGACTAATGAAGGCTACAATACAAATACTGCCGGATATGGAGCAGCAGCTGGTGGCCGACCTGGGCCAGGTGTTGCTGCAAATAGCATGGTTGGAAGTGGCGTAGATCAACAAGGGCCAAGTGGTGGTGGCTATATGGGTGGTCCTTATAACGGGCAGCCTGGTTACTCTAATGCTGCCTGGAGATCCGACACTTAA